The following coding sequences lie in one Rhinolophus ferrumequinum isolate MPI-CBG mRhiFer1 chromosome 16, mRhiFer1_v1.p, whole genome shotgun sequence genomic window:
- the LOC117036096 gene encoding peptidyl-prolyl cis-trans isomerase A-like yields MVNPTVFFDIAVDGDGEPLGRVSFELFADKVPKTAENFRALSTGERGFGYKGSCFHRIIPGFMCQGGDFTRHNGTGGKSIYGEKFDDENFILKHTGPGILSMANAGPNTNGSQFFICTAKTEWLDGKHVVFGKVKDGMKIVEAMERFGSRNGKTSKKITIADCGQL; encoded by the coding sequence ATGGTCAACCCCACCGTGTTCTTCGACATCGCTGTCGACGGCGACGGCGAGCCCTTGGGCCGCGTCTCCTTTGAGCTGTTTGCAGACAAAGTCCCAAAGACAGCAGAAAACTTTCGTGCCCTGAGCACTGGGGAGAGAGGATTTGGTTATAAAGGTTCCTGCTTTCACAGAATTATTCCAGGATTTATGTGCCAAGGTGGTGACTTCACACGCCATAACGGCACAGGTGGCAAGTCCATTTATGGGGAGAAGTTTGATGATGAGAATTTCATCCTGAAGCACACAGGTCCTGGCATCCTGTCCATGGCAAATGCGGGACCCAACACAAACGGTTCCCAGTTTTTCATCTGCACTGCCAAGACTGAGTGGTTGGATGGCAAGCATGTGGTCTTTGGCAAGGTGAAAGATGGCATGAAGATTGTGGAAGCCATGGAGCGTTTTGGGTCCAGGAATGGCAAGACGAGCAAGAAGATCACCATTGCTGACTGTGGACAACTCTGA